The segment GCCTCGGCTTCATGGGCTTCTTCGTGAAGGCCGCGTGCATGGCGCTCAAGGACGTTCCGGGCGTCAACGCGCAGATCGACGGCGATGACATCGTCTATCACGACTATGCCGATATCTCGGTTGCCGTTTCGGCCCCGAACGGCCTCGTCGTGCCCGTGATCCGCGACGCGCAGGACATGAGCGTTGCGACCGTCGAAAAGACGATCGGCGATTTCGGCCGCCGCGCCAAAGACGGCACGCTGAAGATGGAAGAAATGAAGGGCGGTACCTTCACCATCTCGAACGGCGGCGTCTTCGGCTCGCTGCTGTCGACCCCGATCATCAACCCGCCGCAGTCGGCCGTTCTCGGCCTGCACCGCATCGAGGAACGCCCGGTTGTCCGTGACGGCCAGATCGTCGTGCGTCCGATGATGTACCTGGCGCTCAGCTACGACCACCGTCTGGTCGACGGCCGCGAAGCCGTGACCTTCCTCGTCGCGCTGAAGAACGCGATCGAAGATCCGACGCGTTTGCTGATCGACCTTTAAGCCGTAAAAGATCGGGCCGCGTCTCGCGGCCCGATCCATTTGCGGCTATGTAAACGGAACAGTTAGTGCCCTTTTCCCCCATATGCAGGGCAAGCGGAGTGTGTGATGGCAGAGTTTGATTTCGACGTTCTGGTGATCGGTGCCGGCCCGGGCGGCTATGTGGCCGCGATCCGTGCCGCGCAGCTGGGCCTGAAGACCGCATGTGCCGAAAGCCGCGAAACGTTGGGCGGAACCTGCCTCAACGTGGGTTGCATCCCCTCGAAGGCGCTTCTCAACGCTTCCGAAATCTATGAGGAAGCGCATGAAGGCGTGTTCGCCAAGTTCGGCATCAAGACCGAGGGCGTGAGCCTCGACCTCGACGCGATGCATGCCGAAAAGACCAAGGCGGTCGGCGAGCTGACCGGTGGCATCGAATATCTGTTCAAGAAGAACAAGGTCGAATGGCTGAAGGGTCTGGCGACCTTCACCGGCGCGAACACCGTCGAAGTGGCCGGCAAGACCGTGACCGCCAAGAAGATCGTGATCGCCACCGGTTCGAGCGTGACGCCGCTTCCGGGCGTCGAGATCGACCAGAAGGTCGTGATCGATTCGACCGGCGCGCTGGCACTGCCCAAGGTGCCCGAGCACATGGTCGTCATCGGCGGCGGCGTGATCGGCCTTGAACTGGGTTCGGTGTGGCGTCGTCTGGGCGCGAAGGTGACCGTGGTCGAGTTCCTCGACCAGATCCTGCCCGGCTTTGACGGCGAAGTCCGCAAGGAATCGACCAAGATCTTCAAGAAGCAGGGCTTCGACATCAAGACCGGCACCAAGGTGACGGGCGTTGCCGTGAACGGCGGCAAGGCCACTGTGACCGTCGAACCGGCAGCCGGCGGCGCCGCCGAAACCATCGAAGCCGACGCGGTTCTGGTATCGATCGGCCGTCGTCCGAACACCGATGGCCTTGGCCTCGACAAGATCGGCCTGGCGACCAACAATCGCGGCCAGATCGAAGTCGGCCATGATTTCCAGACCGCAGTAAAGGGCGTTTACGCCATTGGCGACGTGACCCCGGGCCCGATGCTTGCGCACAAGGCCGAGGACGAAGGCGTGGCGGTTGCCGAATTCATCAGCGGCATCACCGGCATCGTGAACCACGATGTGATCCCGAGCGTGGTCTATACCCACCCCGAGATCGCCGGCGTCGGCCTGACCGAAGAACAGGCCAAGGAAAAGGGCGCGATCAAGGTCGGCAAGTTCCCGATGATGGCGAACAGCCGCGCCAAGACCATCCGCGACACCGACGGTTTCGTGAAGGTGATCGCCGAGGCCGACAGCGACCGCGTGCTCGGCGTCTGGGTCGTCAGCTCGGTTGCGGGCACGATGATCGCACAGGCGGCGCAGGCCATGGAATTCGGCGCGACGTCGGAAGACATCGCCTATACCTGCCATGCCCACCCGACCCATTCGGAAGCCATCAAGGAAGCCGCGATGGCGGTGCAGGGCAAGCCGATCCACATCTGATCGGGGCGTCCAGCCACAACGAGCAGCAGCGGGCCGGGAACCAAATTCCCGGCCCGTTCGCTTTTTCCCGGCAACAACCAGGAGAAAAGCGTGTCGCGTGCCCTAGCCATTATGATCGTGTCGGGATCGTTGATCGCGGGGTGCGGCCCAAGGGCCATCGCCTTGCCGGACGATCCGATCGCCAGCGCCGCTACCTGCGGCGTGGTCGCCGCCGCCAAGGCACGCGCGGCGCAGGCGGACATCAAGGCGCCACTCAGCATGGCCGCGCAGGGTGATATCTTGCGCCATGCGCTTGTGGTGGGCGCGCGTACCCCCGAATTTGCGCAGGCCGATGCCTCGGCGGTGATTGCCGGGATGAGCGAACGTGCGGGCGAGGTGACCGACAGCGACTGGCAGGCGTTGATCGAACCGTGCGACAAGGCGTTTCCGCCACCCCCCGAACCCGCAAAGCTGCCCGACGATCCCTATGTCGCCGGGCTTGGCTGCGATGCGCTGGGACGCTTCATGCGGGCGGCGTTGGCGAGTGACGGCC is part of the Sphingomonas sp. C3-2 genome and harbors:
- the lpdA gene encoding dihydrolipoyl dehydrogenase; its protein translation is MAEFDFDVLVIGAGPGGYVAAIRAAQLGLKTACAESRETLGGTCLNVGCIPSKALLNASEIYEEAHEGVFAKFGIKTEGVSLDLDAMHAEKTKAVGELTGGIEYLFKKNKVEWLKGLATFTGANTVEVAGKTVTAKKIVIATGSSVTPLPGVEIDQKVVIDSTGALALPKVPEHMVVIGGGVIGLELGSVWRRLGAKVTVVEFLDQILPGFDGEVRKESTKIFKKQGFDIKTGTKVTGVAVNGGKATVTVEPAAGGAAETIEADAVLVSIGRRPNTDGLGLDKIGLATNNRGQIEVGHDFQTAVKGVYAIGDVTPGPMLAHKAEDEGVAVAEFISGITGIVNHDVIPSVVYTHPEIAGVGLTEEQAKEKGAIKVGKFPMMANSRAKTIRDTDGFVKVIAEADSDRVLGVWVVSSVAGTMIAQAAQAMEFGATSEDIAYTCHAHPTHSEAIKEAAMAVQGKPIHI